A genomic segment from Acidobacteriota bacterium encodes:
- the phoU gene encoding phosphate signaling complex protein PhoU: MGIHLQRDLDEVTRSLLEVAAMVEDMIAKSLQALRERSVDLAHEVQRRDRVIDAREIEVEEECLKILALHSPVASDLRMVVTWLKVNNDLERAGDLARNLAERAESLAVAEPVQIPREIWTMAERIPKMLRSALDAAVGGDTELARSVIAEDEVVDRSHEAMYGVVAAMIDEEPGSAAVCIQFLSISRYLERMADLATNIAEDVVFLVDGEVVRHQAP, encoded by the coding sequence TTGGGAATTCACCTGCAGCGCGATCTGGACGAAGTGACGCGGTCGCTCCTCGAGGTGGCCGCGATGGTCGAGGACATGATCGCGAAGTCGCTGCAGGCGCTCCGGGAGCGGAGCGTCGATCTGGCCCATGAGGTTCAGCGTCGGGACCGCGTCATCGATGCCCGGGAGATCGAGGTCGAAGAGGAGTGCCTCAAGATCCTGGCCCTGCACTCGCCGGTGGCGTCGGACCTCCGCATGGTCGTGACCTGGCTCAAGGTGAACAACGACCTCGAACGTGCCGGCGACCTGGCCCGGAACCTCGCCGAGCGGGCGGAAAGCCTCGCCGTGGCGGAGCCGGTCCAGATCCCGCGCGAGATCTGGACCATGGCCGAGCGCATCCCGAAGATGCTGCGCTCAGCTCTGGATGCGGCTGTCGGCGGCGACACGGAACTCGCCCGCTCGGTCATTGCCGAGGACGAGGTCGTCGACCGAAGCCACGAGGCCATGTACGGCGTGGTGGCGGCGATGATCGACGAAGAGCCCGGGTCCGCGGCGGTCTGCATCCAGTTCCTGTCGATCTCGCGCTACCTGGAGCGGATGGCCGATCTGGCGACTAACATCGCCGAGGATGTCGTCTTCCTCGTCGATGGCGAGGTCGTGCGCCACCAGGCGCCTTAG